In Phaseolus vulgaris cultivar G19833 chromosome 7, P. vulgaris v2.0, whole genome shotgun sequence, the genomic stretch agaaaacatatataACATATCCATGTGAAAACTAGAGTTACATATTACACTACTACATCAATGGATTCAAATATTTGATGAGGTAACTACTCACCATTCCATATAGGATTAGATTTCTGGAACTTGATTGAACTAGTTATTGTTTTCCCATTGCAAGTAAACACTACATATGGATCAGACAACCCACTAGAATCAACAGAAGCTAAATTGCTTCCTTCAATTAAGGCAACAGTTAGGAACCACCCATCTCCTTGTGTTTTTATTCCATGGTCAGTACCTACTATTTCAAGAAAATTCAATATAACCACACACACATGGGcattaaatgaagaaaataggCAATAAACAGTTAAAAGACATGAATGACAAACTCATGGTCACTTGATTAAAGAGCCACACtaactaagtgaaaaagaagaaaaccaAATTGATGAAATGTGGAGTATCTTAACACTGAGATTACCCTTTTGAGCTCTGGCCTATATGAAGCGTGAGATTATACCCAACGTGCATTCACCTTGAAGAACGAAGACAGCATAGAAAACAAATTAACCAATTTAATCTGGCAAGTCCAGCCCACCAAACTCAAGCCGTTGAATGGTGCTGGGTGTAACCAAATGTGAACAAGAACATATAACCCCATGAAAATTGTGGTGAATACTGTGAAATTAGCAAAATACTGCAGTGCAAGCTTCCAATCAGATTCAGGTTTGCCGGCATGTAATAACACCTTTTGCCGACCCCAGTTTCTATCATTCCTTTTCATCATGGTGTTCTGTAAAAAAAGTCATTGGTCATGATACAATAACATATTGTTCTCTCGTACATTATTATTTGTACCTCTCATCCGGTGTGATTATTATTTGTACCTCCCGTACATAACATTAGGAGTGCTGACACTGTCTAGAACATCAAAGTTCTTTCTTTCATATGTGTTGATGCGGACATCCTCCAAGGTCTTTCTCAAGAGggagggaaaagaaaaaaaaaagaaaaacagaaatagaaaaaaaaagaacaagaggaaaatagaaatagaaaaaaaaaagaacaagaggaaaacagaaaaaaatagCTCTTATTCAATGCATACTTGGTGTTTGTTAAAAGTTCTAAAAGTGTCCTgtctacatattttattttctctatatATTGTTTTGCTTGCTGCTTTTTAATTGTCTTCCTTGTTTGTTGATAGTGAAATTGTTCTTCACTATTTTGttctttactattatttttaattgattctgaTTGCTACTTTTGAAAGTGATTATGGATTATTGATTGCTTGATTCTTGTAAGAACCTTAAGTAGAGAAAGAGTGGTAAAAGACAGTGTgatcattagaaaaaaaaagccTTATTGTGTGAAACACGAGTGTTGAGTGTAAACACATGAGAAAGTGGTGTGAGGCCCAAACTTATTGTTATTTGTAATTTGTTTACTTGAGCATGGCAGGGGAACCGTCAGATAGTGGATTGTCTCAACTACAGATGCAAGCCTTAACACAACACTTGGAAAGGATAATGAAACAACAAAGTGATGGACTCCATGAGAGGTTTGATTAAATGGAGCAAGCACAACAAGTAAATCCAGAAAATAGAGGGGGAGAtaggaggaggagaagagaaAATGATGGAGAACAAAAAACTTTGAGAATTgatggaataaaattaaatattcccACATTCAATGGGAAAAGTGATGCTAATGCTTACTTGGAGTGGGAAATTAAAGTAGAGCATGTGTTTGCTTGCAATGAGTATAATGAGGAACAGAAGATGAAGTTGGAAACAACTGAATTTTCAACTTATGCTTTAACTTGGTGGAATAAATACCAAAGGGACAGAACTAGATATGAAGAACCCATGGTAGAATCTTGGACAAAAATGAAAAGGATTATGAGGAAGAGATATATTCCAACAAGCTACAATAGGGATTTGCAACTCAAGCTCCAAAGAATGACTCAAGGAAATaaaagtgtggaagagtatttTAAAGAGATGGAGGTAACCATGATTAAAGCTAGAATGAATGAAGAAAACGAAGCAATAATGGCTAGGTTTTTGAATGGACTGAACTACGATATTAGGGATGTTGTGTTGCTGCAAGAGTATGTTGACATTGAGGACTTGTTGCACAATGCTAACCAAGTAGAACAACAACTCAAGAGGAAAGGAATCATGAGGAGGAgttctaacaataataataattccaACTAAAAGGATAAGGTGATGAAGGATAAAGGAGTTCCCTCAAGTTCATCCATGTCTTCAAGTGGGAAGTCATCTAATAGATATAATAATTCACCACCTAAAAGGAAGACAAGTGATGTAAAATGTTTCAAATGCTTAGGAAGGGAACACTATGCTCTGGAATGtccaacaaaaaaaaactatgtacATGTTATCAAATGGACAAATAGACAGTGAACcttcaagtgaagaagagaatgaGGATGTAGAGGTGGAGTTGGATGCATTGAAGGGTGATTTGTTGATGATTCGAAGGCTTTTAGGAAGCAAAATGCAAGCTTTGGACCAAacccaaagggaaaatattttccatacttgATGTTCCATTCAAGGGAAAATATGTTCACTCATAGTTGATGGAGGAAGTTGCACCAATGTAGCTAGCTCAAGACTAGTTACCAAATTGAATTTGGAGACAAAACCGCACCCAAGGCCATACAAgcttcaatggcttagtgaagatgGAGAGATGACAGTGAGTAAGCAAGTAGAGGTGAACCTATCCATAGGACAATATAATGAAAATGTCTTGTGTGATGTGGTTCCAATGGAGGCAACTCAAATTTTGTTAGGGGGAGGCCGTGGCATTTTGACACCAAGGCTATTCATGATGGTTTCACCAATAAAATCTCTTTCATGCAGAATAATAAAAAGATCATTCTCAAACCCTTATCTCCTAGAGAGGTGTGTGAGGATCAAATCaaattgagagaaaagagagtccaagagaaaagagagatgagTGAAACACCTAAATAGAGCAAGAGTGAAACACTTAAAAAGAGAGAAACACTAGAGAGAAAAATGAGTGGATTACTGAAAGTGAA encodes the following:
- the LOC137829105 gene encoding uncharacterized protein, whose product is MEQAQQVNPENRGGDRRRRRENDGEQKTLRIDGIKLNIPTFNGKSDANAYLEWEIKVEHVFACNEYNEEQKMKLETTEFSTYALTWWNKYQRDRTRYEEPMVESWTKMKRIMRKRYIPTSYNRDLQLKLQRMTQGNKSVEEYFKEMEVTMIKARMNEENEAIMARFLNGLNYDIRDVVLLQEYVDIEDLLHNANQVEQQLKRKGIMRRSSNNNNNSN